One window from the genome of Methyloradius palustris encodes:
- a CDS encoding YajQ family cyclic di-GMP-binding protein, with amino-acid sequence MPSFDISSEVDMVALKNAIDVVARQITNRYDFKGTSANAELNEKDSLITLHGDSDFQLDQIKDILLPAMEKKEADSAKRLDHQDVQKISGNKVKQVLKIKAGIDTELAKKIVKLLKDSGLKVQASIQGDTVRVTGAKRDLLQDAIAFTKKSITDFPLQFGNFRD; translated from the coding sequence ATGCCATCTTTTGATATTTCATCTGAAGTCGATATGGTCGCGCTGAAAAACGCGATTGATGTAGTTGCGCGTCAAATTACCAATCGCTATGACTTCAAGGGCACCAGTGCTAATGCGGAGCTGAATGAAAAAGACAGCCTGATTACCTTGCACGGCGATTCTGATTTTCAGCTGGATCAGATTAAAGACATCTTATTGCCAGCGATGGAAAAAAAAGAAGCCGATAGCGCCAAACGTCTGGATCATCAGGATGTGCAGAAAATCTCTGGTAACAAGGTCAAGCAGGTTCTCAAAATTAAAGCGGGCATTGATACCGAGTTGGCCAAGAAAATCGTCAAACTGCTGAAAGATAGTGGTTTGAAAGTACAAGCCAGTATTCAAGGCGATACGGTGCGAGTGACTGGTGCAAAGCGCGATTTGCTGCAAGATGCAATTGCATTTACCAAGAAAAGCATCACGGATTTTCCTTTGCAGTTTGGTAATTTCAGGGATTGA
- the ppnP gene encoding pyrimidine/purine nucleoside phosphorylase, which yields MAQFDNVSVKKKANVYFDGKCVSHTVLFPNGTRSTIGVIFPSSLTFNTAAPELMEINSGICKVRLHGEEDWKEYKTGEKFTVPGNSSFEIVTLETLDYVCHFE from the coding sequence ATGGCCCAGTTTGATAATGTTAGTGTCAAGAAAAAAGCAAATGTGTATTTCGATGGAAAATGTGTCAGCCACACCGTGCTGTTCCCGAACGGAACCCGTAGCACGATTGGTGTGATTTTCCCTAGCTCATTGACGTTTAACACGGCTGCGCCAGAGCTGATGGAAATCAATTCTGGTATATGCAAAGTGCGTTTGCATGGTGAAGAAGACTGGAAAGAATACAAAACAGGTGAAAAATTCACCGTCCCTGGTAATTCCAGTTTTGAGATTGTAACGTTGGAAACGCTGGATTACGTTTGCCATTTCGAGTAA